GAATATGTTTCAAGTGTAACACCAGGAACATGGGTAAGTGTAGATATTCCTTTATCAAATTACGCCACAGATATTTCAGGCATTACACAATTAGTATTCGAGTCTTCTATGGCAAAAGTATATATAGACAATCTTTATTTTTATAACAATGGTGATAGTACGGCTCCAACAGTTGCTGCACCGACTCCAACACTTAATGCTAACAGTGTGGTGTCCATTTTTAGTGATGCTTATACCAATGTAACTTTAAACGAAGTAAATCCTAATTGGGGACAATCAACCACTTTAACAACTACTGATATTGGCGGTAATAACATATGGTTATATGAAACACTGAATTATACGGGCATTGTAACCGATTATGGCAATCCAACCAACTTAGCGGGCTTTAAATATGCTCATTTTGATTACTTCACGCCAGATGCCACCACACTTGGTTTAAAGTTAGTCAATACAAACTTTGGCGATGGCGACCCGCTAAAAGAAGATATAGAATACTTAGCAAATATTACGCAAGGAACTTGGGTAAGTGTGGATATTCCTTTAGCAAACTATACAACAGATGTTTCGGCAATTACCCAATTAATCTTTGAATCTTCTGGTGCCAAAGTATATATCGATAACTTTTATTTTCATAATTAAAATTTAGAAAGATGAAAAAATTAAATAACATATTGAGCCTCTTTTTAATATCAATTCTAAGCGTTACTAGCTGTCAAGATGATGATATTCCTTTTGGGGAGATTGTAGTGCCTTCTAATATTGAAGTAACGGTTACTTATTTAGATAATGGAGAAGAATCGCCAGCACCAGGATTAGGAAGCGGAGAAATTAAACTATCGGCTAAAGCAGATCATGCTACGGCTTATCAATTTGTAATTCAAGGGCAAACCAAGCTTCAAAAATCAGGTAGTACAACACATACGTTTACAACACTTGGGACAAACACCTATGCGGTTACTGTAATTGCTTTTGGGACCGCAGGAGCTTCTTCAAGTAAAACAATAGAAGTGGAAGTACAGGCTTTATATGAACCACCGGCAGATTTATTAACGATGCTTACTTCTAACAGTTCAAGAACATGGAAAATAGCTTCAGAAGTTAATAAACACTTCGGATTGGGGCCCATAGGAGGTGCCGAATTTGAATATTATGGTGCTGCTCCAGGAGATAAAGCTAATTCAGGAATGTATGATGATAGATATACTTTTAATGTAGATGGAACATTTTCACACAACGTAGGGCCAGATGGTTTTGTGTTTGGACGTGATCCTTTAATTAATGAATTAGGTGGATCCGGTGGCACTGTAAACGGAGCAGACATAGAACAATATACGTTTAGTTCTTACACATCTCAATGGGCTTTAACGGCTCCCAATGATGTTGAAACTTTAAGCTTAACAGGTATTGGTTTTATAGGATATTATGTAGGAGGAAACCATAGCTATCAAATATTTAGTCGTTCTGCAGATGAGATGATTCTTCGAACTACAGATGGAAACGGAGAATTTGATTGGTGGTTTAGGTTGATACCAGAATAAAACTTAAACAGTCTCTTAATAGGGAGGTTAATAGTCTCCCTATTTAAAATGGAGGAAATATTAAAAATTGAAAAAATGCTTAAAAAGATGCTTTATATTATTCAAATTGGCTTTATAATGTTATTATCATGCTCTAGTGGTACAGACGATACTACAACAGAAGAGCCTAAAGATATTATACCTAAAAATTTAGTATTACAGGTAACTATTTCAGGAACAACTATTAATAACCCTAATGGCGATGGTTCTGGTGTTATAACATGTAATGCTACCGCAACAAATGCCGTAACCTATGGCTTTAAAGTAGGTAGTGAAGCCGAAGTAAAAAATACAACAGGTACTTTTAATTATACGTGCACAAATGAAGGTTTAAACGACTACATTATAACGGTATTTGCCTATTCCAGTACAGGACACACGATAAGTGATTTTAAAAAAGTGGCTGTTTTTGTTACTGAAAAAGGGCCTCAATTAGTTTGGTCCGACGAGTTTGATACCATTGGCGCTCCAGACCCTACAAAATGGAATTACGATTTAGGTAATGGTTGTCCAGACTTATGTGGTTGGGGTAACGGTGAAAAACAGTTTTACACCAACAGACCTGATAATGTAAAAGTTGAAAATGGGGTATTAAAAATAACCGCTAAAAAAGAAAACTATCAAGGTTCAGAATATACTTCGGCAAGATTATTAACGAAAGGAAAATTCGATTTCACTTATGGACGTGTAGACGTAAAAGCGAAACTACCAAGTGGTTCTGGCACATGGCCTGCTATTTGGATGCTGGGAGCTAATATAGATAGTGTGGGCTGGCCTGCTTGTGGTGAAATAGACATTATGGAACATTGGGGACATAACCCTGCAATTATTTCCAGTGCAACACACACACCATCGTGTTCTGGCGGTTGTGCAAACACTAAGGTTGGTGAAACAACCATAAGTGATTATGCCACAGCATTCCATGTATATAGCTTGGAATGGACAGCGAATGAATTAAACTTTATCGTAGACGGAAACTTAAAGTATAGTTATAAGCCAACAGTTAAAAATAATAGCACTTGGCCTTATAATGCCCCACAGTTTTTAATTTTAAATATCGCCATGGGTGGCAGTTGGTTTTCTATTGACCCAAATTTTACAGAATCAGTAATGGAGATAGATTACATAAAAGTGTATCAATAATTATGAAAAATAACAGTCTATATAGTTTACTTATTGCCTTTATATTAGTTGCTTCATGTAAAAAGCAAACCAATAATTCAGAGGATAACATCAGTAATTCCGGCGATTCAATTGAAAATAAAGTAGCCCAACTGCTGTCTAAAATGACTTTGGAAGAAAAAATTGGTCAAATGAACCAATACAACGGGTTTTGGGATGTTACAGGCCCGAAGCCTGCTAATGGTGATGCAGCAAAAAAGTATGAACATTTAAAAAAAGGTTATGTAGGTTCTATGCTTAATGTAAGAGGTGTTAAGGAAGTAAGAGCGGTTCAAAAAATTGCTGTTGAAGAAACAAGGCTTGGCATTCCTTTAATCATTGGGTTCGATGTGATACACGGTTATAAAACTTTAAGCCCGATACCTTTAGCTGAAGCCGCGAGTTGGGATTTGGAAGCCATTAAAAAATCGGCTCAAGTAGCAGCAAAAGAATCTGCAGCAGCAGGTATCAACTGGACCTTTGCGCCAATGGTAGACATTTCAAGAGACGCTCGTTGGGGACGTGTTATGGAAGGTGCTGGCGAAGACCCGTATTTAGGTTCAAAAATAGCAATAGCAAGAGTACAAGGGTTTCAAGGAGACGATTTATCATCTCACGAAACCATTGCTGCCTGTGCTAAACATTGGGCTGGCTATGGTTTTGCCGAGGCGGGCAGAGACTATAACACTGTCGATATTGGAACATCGACACTTTATAATATTATTTTCCCACCGTTTAAGGCAGCCACCGAAGCTGGTGTAAAAACATTCATGAACTCCTTTAACGAATTAAACGGAATACCAGCCACTGGAAATGTTTATTTACAACGCGATATTTTAAAAGACAAATGGGGTTTTGATGGTTTTGTGGTTTCAGATTGGGGTTCTATAAACGAAATGATTGCTCATGGCTATGCAAAAGACAAAAAACATGCCTCCGAACTTTCTGTAATTGCTGGTTCAGATATGGATATGGAGTCCTATGCGTATGTGGATGAATTAGCAAATTTAGTTAGGGAAGGAAAAGTTAAAGAATCACTTATAGACGACGCTGTAACACGTATTTTAAAAGTAAAATTTGAATTGGGGCTTTTTGACGATCCTTATAAATATTGCAACGAAGCATACGAAAAAGAAGTGACCGGAAGCCAAGACATTCATGATGCCGTGCTAGATGTGGCTAAAAAATCTATCGTATTGCTTAAAAATGAAAATCAAATACTTCCTCTTAAAAAAGAAGGACAACATATTGCTTTAATAGGCGCTTTAGCTGCCGATAAAACCAGTCCGCTAGGTAGTTGGCGCATTGCTGCGGAAGATAACACAGCTGTGTCTGTTTTAGAAGGCTTACAAAAATATACAGGCAACAAATTAACCTATGCCAAAGGTGCTGATTTAGTTATAGGGAAAACCGAATTTGCCATAGAATTAAATATTAATACTCAAGATAAAAGTGGATTTCCTGAGGCTATTGAAACCGCTAAAAGAGCAGATGTTGTTGTGATGGTTTTGGGTGAACATGGGTTTCAAAGTGGTGAAGCCAGAAGTAGAACCGATTTAAATTTGCCTGGGGTACAACAAGAGCTTTTGGAAGCCGTATATAAGGTTAATAAAAACATTGTTTTGGTCTTAAACAATGGAAGACCTTTAACTATTACTTGGGCAGATAAACACATACCCGCTATTGTAGAAGCTTGGCATTTGGGAACACAAAGTGGAAATGCTGTTGCACAAGTTTTATATGGCGATTATAACCCAAGCGGAAAACTGCCTATGTCGTTTCCTAGAAATGTTGGTCAAGTGCCCATTTATTACAATTATAAAAATACTGGAAGACCTGTTATTCCGGCTCCAAACGAAGTCTTTTGGTCGCATTATATAGATGAAAGTAACGACCCATTATACCCATTTGGTCATGGTTTAAGTTATACTACTTTTTCGTATAACAATATGATTGTTAAAAAAGTTGCAAACGAAACGATAGAAGTTTCAGTAGATGTAAAAAACACTGGAAACATAACAGGAAAAGAAGTCGCCCAACTATATATTCAAGATTTATTTGCAAGCGTAACAAGGCCCGTAAAAGAGTTAAAGGGCTTTAAAATGGTTGAATTGAAACCAAATCATCAAAAAACCATTAAGTTTAGTTTAACAGAGAAAGAATTAGGATTTTATAACAATGATGGCGAATTCATTCTAGAACCAGGTGAATTTAAAGTGTATGTTGGTGGCAGTTCTAAAACTGTTTTAGAATCAAAATTTAATATAGAATAGCGTGTTCAAATTAGCGATGGACTTGCTTTTATTAATACTTAGTGTTTGCAATTAAAAAAACCCTAATAACAAAAGCCCGTCTATTGCTAAACGGGCATTAAGATATCTTTATATGTCCGAACGAAGTCAAATTGACTTAGTTCTATTATATAGCGCTATTGCTTATGCAAAAGCAACTTAAATCCTATTGAGAAATCTCTCTTACACGCAGGGTGTTTACCATACCTTTTTCTGCAATTGGCATGGAAGCTAAACTAATTACCATATCACCTTTTTGTACATAATTGTTCGCTCTAGCAATTCTATTTATATCGCCTACAGT
This genomic window from Mariniflexile sp. TRM1-10 contains:
- a CDS encoding glycoside hydrolase family 16 protein, which encodes MEEILKIEKMLKKMLYIIQIGFIMLLSCSSGTDDTTTEEPKDIIPKNLVLQVTISGTTINNPNGDGSGVITCNATATNAVTYGFKVGSEAEVKNTTGTFNYTCTNEGLNDYIITVFAYSSTGHTISDFKKVAVFVTEKGPQLVWSDEFDTIGAPDPTKWNYDLGNGCPDLCGWGNGEKQFYTNRPDNVKVENGVLKITAKKENYQGSEYTSARLLTKGKFDFTYGRVDVKAKLPSGSGTWPAIWMLGANIDSVGWPACGEIDIMEHWGHNPAIISSATHTPSCSGGCANTKVGETTISDYATAFHVYSLEWTANELNFIVDGNLKYSYKPTVKNNSTWPYNAPQFLILNIAMGGSWFSIDPNFTESVMEIDYIKVYQ
- a CDS encoding glucan endo-1,3-beta-D-glucosidase, giving the protein MKKLNNILSLFLISILSVTSCQDDDIPFGEIVVPSNIEVTVTYLDNGEESPAPGLGSGEIKLSAKADHATAYQFVIQGQTKLQKSGSTTHTFTTLGTNTYAVTVIAFGTAGASSSKTIEVEVQALYEPPADLLTMLTSNSSRTWKIASEVNKHFGLGPIGGAEFEYYGAAPGDKANSGMYDDRYTFNVDGTFSHNVGPDGFVFGRDPLINELGGSGGTVNGADIEQYTFSSYTSQWALTAPNDVETLSLTGIGFIGYYVGGNHSYQIFSRSADEMILRTTDGNGEFDWWFRLIPE
- the bglX gene encoding beta-glucosidase BglX encodes the protein MKNNSLYSLLIAFILVASCKKQTNNSEDNISNSGDSIENKVAQLLSKMTLEEKIGQMNQYNGFWDVTGPKPANGDAAKKYEHLKKGYVGSMLNVRGVKEVRAVQKIAVEETRLGIPLIIGFDVIHGYKTLSPIPLAEAASWDLEAIKKSAQVAAKESAAAGINWTFAPMVDISRDARWGRVMEGAGEDPYLGSKIAIARVQGFQGDDLSSHETIAACAKHWAGYGFAEAGRDYNTVDIGTSTLYNIIFPPFKAATEAGVKTFMNSFNELNGIPATGNVYLQRDILKDKWGFDGFVVSDWGSINEMIAHGYAKDKKHASELSVIAGSDMDMESYAYVDELANLVREGKVKESLIDDAVTRILKVKFELGLFDDPYKYCNEAYEKEVTGSQDIHDAVLDVAKKSIVLLKNENQILPLKKEGQHIALIGALAADKTSPLGSWRIAAEDNTAVSVLEGLQKYTGNKLTYAKGADLVIGKTEFAIELNINTQDKSGFPEAIETAKRADVVVMVLGEHGFQSGEARSRTDLNLPGVQQELLEAVYKVNKNIVLVLNNGRPLTITWADKHIPAIVEAWHLGTQSGNAVAQVLYGDYNPSGKLPMSFPRNVGQVPIYYNYKNTGRPVIPAPNEVFWSHYIDESNDPLYPFGHGLSYTTFSYNNMIVKKVANETIEVSVDVKNTGNITGKEVAQLYIQDLFASVTRPVKELKGFKMVELKPNHQKTIKFSLTEKELGFYNNDGEFILEPGEFKVYVGGSSKTVLESKFNIE